In Terriglobus aquaticus, the genomic window GCTCCTCCACCTCCACCTGTAGCGGCAGGCGGCCCTGCGGTGCCTGGACCTGGAGCCGTGCCTCCTCCGAGACCTGCTGCGCCGGACGGAGCCGCACCCCCACCCACCGCAGGTTCAGCTCCGGCACCAGCTACGCCTCCGGTTCCACCATCAGTCCCGCGGGGTATCTAGCTCATAGTCGGCACCTATCTCTTCTTTAAACCTGCCGAGCTCTAACGGAGCTCGGCAGCCTAATAGCGCAAAGGAAACATCGATGCCCATCCCGCCGAAAAAGGCTGCGAAGAAAGCAGCCAAGAAAACTCCTGGCCACCACGATCCACTCAAAGATGCACGACGAACCTTCGAACATCTCGGTCGCGTCCAGGCCATCGCGAACCTTGCGCAAGCCGAAAGTGAGGCTCTTCGCTTCCTTATGCATTCTGCGGACATCGCCCTTCGCGCTGAGCGGTACAAAGATTCAGCAGACCTGCTTCGTGCCGCAGAGCATCTCTGCTTCGCAACGCTGAACAGCAGCTCGACGGAACAAGTCAGTAAGGAACTGAAAGCGACGATTGCAGCCGAGTTTGAGCACCTCCTGCACCGCGCGGAAGATCACGCAGCCCATCACGAAGCTCCTGATGCTGTTGTCGAGCTTAGAAAGCGGTTGACCGAAGACGCGAAGGCAGCCTTGAAGCGTGGCTCCTTCCGTGCGGCGCTCGAGTACGCACGGGGTGCAGAGGCGCTGGCGCATGTGGACGAGTTGGACGGCTTAGATCTCCCGGCTCCCACAGCTCAGAAGCGGCTACGAGCGTAGCAATGAGGACCTCTGCTGCGGGAATGATCGTCGCGAAAGCCGATAACGCGAGGCGCCCCAGCGTACGAGCGCTCGAATGGACCAACTTCTTCCTTGCCGACGTGCAAGCTGGGCTTGGTCCATTCGTGGCTGCCTATCTCGCCAGCATCGGCTGGCAGGCGGGAGCTGTAGGCAAAGCGTTGACCTTCGGTGGAATCGTAACGGTATTGTTGCAAACACCGGCAGGCTGGATTGTCGATCGAGCGAAATGGAAGCGAACCATCCTGATTCTTGGCAGCCTCGTTCTCGCGCTTGGAGCGATCTTGTTTGCCCTATCTGGGCGTGCAAGCGTTGTCTATACGGCGCAAGGGCTCATCGGCCTTGCAGGCCCATTCCTTGGGCCCACGGTGGCCGCGATCACAATGGGACTGGTCGGGTCGGAGCTTTTCGATTGCCAGTTTGGTCGCAACCAGGGATTCAATGCAGGCGGCAATCTCTTCGCCGCCGCCGTCATTGCGGCGACATCGCACTTCCTTGGAAATCGAGCCATCTTCTTCGCCGTAGCGATCCTGGTCCTTCCAACCATCCTTTCTACGTTAGCGATCAAGAAAGACGACATCAACTTCGATTTGGCTCGTGGCGGGAGCGAAGGCGAGAAGGAAGGCGGCAGCAGCAAAGAAGTGCGGCTGAAGCTGGCGAAGGACCACGTCCTTCTCGCCTTTCTTGGCTGTGCCTTTCTGTTTCACTTCGCGAACGCAGCCATGCTTCCTCAGCTTGGCGAACTTCTGGCGCACGGTTCGGCGAAGGCAGCTGCTCCGTTCATGGGCGCTTGCATCGCAATCACCCAGGTCGCGATGCTGTGTACGGCTGCTTACTTCGGGCGCTTCGCCAATCAACATGGCCGCAAGCAGCTTCTGCTCTTCGGCTTTGGTGTGCTCCCCATCCGTGCGGCTCTCTACACGGTCTTCCATGCCGTGCCTGCACTGCTTGCTGTCCAGGTGCTCGATGGCGTTGCCAACTCCATCTTTGGCGTGGTGTCCATCCTTGTGATTGCGGACCGCACTCGCGGCACTGGGCGCTTCAACCTGGCACAAGGTGCACTCGCCACCGCTGTTGGTCTCGGGGCGGCTCTGAGCAACACCTTTGGTGGAATGCTCATGCAGCACGCGGGCTACCGGATCTCATTCTTAGCACTGGGCGGCGTGGCCTGCTTAGCGTTCCTGCTTCTGCTCACATCCGTCCCGGAAACATCAGACGGGCGGCAACAAACCGCTCGCGCTTAGGAGGTCTATGACTCAGACAACGGATTCTCCCTTCCAACCCCTGCCATTGAACAAGACTTCGACGGTTAGCTGGATTCATATTGGCGACCTCCACATGGTTAAGGAAGGCGAGCAGAACGAGATTGATCTCGGCCGCATCGTGGATACGATCAACCGTCTGTTCTCGGACGGCAGCGTCAACTTCGTCTACCTTCCGGGCGACATCGCGGACGATGGTAGTGCCCCCGCGTATCGGGCTGTAAGGAAGCACCTCGATCGGCTCAAGATTCCATGGTTTGGCATCGTGGGTGACCATGATGTTCATGAGAAGAGCTTCGAGAACTTCACATCGTTCATCTCGGCGAGCCTCTACGGCGGCTTCATCCTGGGCGGCTACCGCTTTCTGCGCCTGAACGCATTCGGTGAGCCTCGACCGGACTCGTTCACCTTGAGCGAAGAACAGTTGGCATGGATGGAAGCAGAGCTGGCGGCCGCCGAACAACTCAAGCAAAGGGTTGTTCTCTTCCTGCATTGCTATCCGAGCGACCTGCTGCAAGGGGGCGACGCACTTCGCAAGATGCTGCAGAAGTATCCTGTGCTGCTGATCGACATGGGCCACACCCACTACAACGAGATCAGTAATGACGGAACCGTTCTCTACAGCGCAACGCGCTCTACCGGTCAGGTGGAAGAGGGTGCGGTCGGATTCTCGCTGACCACGATCGACGACGATGTAATCAGTTGGCATTTCGTGAAACCGGACGACGCAGGTTTAGTTGCGATCACCTCGCCCTCTGACCATCGACTGCTTACGGCCAGAACGGCAGCGGCACCGAAGAAGTCTTCTATCGAGGTCGCCGCGAAAATTTGGGCAGAGGGTGGGCCTACTGCTGTGAGCGCCGTGTTCTCTGGAGAAGAATTGCCTTTGCGGCTCAGCGAGGACGGGCTATGGAGGGCCGTGATCGACGGGCACCGTCTTGCAGATGGTCTTCATCAGCTGACGGTGAGCGCTGTCATGGAGAGCGGCTCAGCGTTGTCGAGTTCCATTCAACTTGCTATTGGTGACTTGCCCCTACGCGAGGTGAAGCACATCGATCACGAGAACAGCATCGGAGAGTGGTCCGAACGTGGCCTTCTCGATACACAACTGGGTCCGAACAAGAACGGAAGGAAGTGGTAGGCGCACGATGATCACGACCGTTCTCATCCTGTCGATCTCTGCGCTCAGCATCGCGCTCATGTTGCTTCGTCCCAAGAACCTCCCTGAGGTGTACTGGGTGGGAGCCGGAGCGATTCTGCTCGTAGCGCTGAGACTCGTTCCGTTGAAGCTGGCAGGCAAAGCTGTTGCCGAAGGCAGCGATGTGTACTTCTTCTTAATCGGAATGATGCTGCTCTCAGCTCTCGCGCGGGAGAATGGCGTCTTTGACTGGGTGGCATCCACCTCAATTAGCGCAGCAAAAGGTTCGTGCAGCAGGCTCTTCCTGCTCATTTACGGTGTCGGTACTATCGTCACGATCTGCATGTCGAACGACGCAACGGCAGTCGTACTGACGCCTGCTGTGCTCGCCGCCGTGAAGAAATCCAAGGCGAAGCCCTTGCCGTTCCTATTCGCGTGCGCAATGATCGCGAACGCCGCATCATTCGTGCTGCCCATCTCAAATCCCGCCAACCTGGTGGTCTTCCACGCAGGCCTCCCCTCGTTGGGCCGTTGGCTGGCATCCTTTCTCTTGCCCTCGGTTCTGTCCATCGCGGTGACCTTCCTTGTGCTCCGCTGGTATTTTCGGAAAGACATCGGCGGAGAACTCGAACAGCCGAAAGAAAAGGCGTCCCTCCGCGCTAGCGGAAGACTGGTCCTGTGGGGGCTAGGCTTGGTCGTCGTGGTCCTGCTGGTCTTCTCGTCGCTCAAGAAAGACCTGGGGTTGCCGACCTGCATTGCAGCCCTTTGCGTAACCGCCGTCGTTTGTATCAGAAATCGCTGCAACCCGCTGCCCCTGGCAAAAGAGGTGAGCTGGTCGACGTTGGGTCTGGTCGCTGCTCTCTTCGTGCTGGTCGATGCAGTAGAGAGTGTCGGAGCGTTGAGAGTCACAGAATCTGCTCTGCGGCACGCTGAAGCGCTTGGCACTCATCTCGGCTCGCTCGTGACTGCTCTCGTGGTGGCTGTTGCCAACAACCTCCTAAACAATCTTCCACTCGGTCTGATCGCTGGCGCCACCATTACCGCAACGCACACCAAAGGCTTGCTCAGCAACGCTGTCCTCATTGGTGTTGACCTGGGGCCGAATCTTTCCGTCACGGGCTCTCTCGCAACGATCCTCTGGCTTATGGCCTTGAGGAAAGAAGACATCGATGTCAGCGCGTGGGACTTCCTCAAGGTAGGAGCCATCGCGATGCCCGCGGCTCTGCTCGCCAGCATGGCTGGCGCCTTTCTCATGCACGCCGTCGTACCCGCTCAGTAACTTCAGGAGAAAACTATGAACGCTGGTTGGATCTTTCCTTTCATCATCCTCGGTGGCGCACTGCAGACCTGTGGCGCAGCCATGAACGGTCAATTGAACAAGTCGCTCGCGAATCCATATCTCGCTTCGACGGTCTCATTCCTCGTTATCACCTTCTTCTTTATGGCGCTTTTCTTTGCCGTTCCCCATCCGTTGCCCACAATCGCGAATTTGCGCGAAATGCCCTGGTGGGCGGTCTTTGGTGGATTAGTCGGTGCGGTGCAGGTATTTGCCGGTCTGACGCTCGTAAACAAAGTCGGAACGGGAAACTTCATGGCGCTGACAGTCTCGGCAGCGCTGATCACTTCGCTGGTCGTCGATCACTTCGGCTGGTTCAGGATGGACATCCATCCGATCACTTTGACGAAACTGGGCGGCGCAGTCTTGCTCATCACGGGAGTGGTCTTTATCACCCGCCGATAGTGACAAAGTTCATTTCTGTAGGGTTTGTACGCAGATTCAGAGTCCAGAGACGCGATACCACCTCATAGGCGCCGTAGGCCTCAACGATCCCGCCGCCGATGCCGGTTTCTCCTTGGGCATCACGGTCCCTAACGCCGCCGGCTTCGCCATGCATGGCATTTGTCCATTTGGACGGGGCCGAAGGACTCGTCAGGACAAGGGTCGCCTGACACCACCGGCCTTTGCATCGGACCCGCCATGCTGCTTCGACATCGCGAGACCGACTTCAATCAAGAAGTCCGGCCCTACGGGTGAGTGCCAAACCGGGTTTCTAGCTCGCTAAGCATCACGAAGGTGGTATTTCCAACCACCGTGCAGAGTTGAAAACCTCTTGTGGTATGCAACAACGTCCCTACGAGAGAGTCGAGATGCATCCAGCAAAAAGCGGTTTGCGCTTTTTGATCGTATGCATTTGTACCTTCTTCTTGTTTGAATTCGTCAGCTTATACCTGAGCTGGCCGAAACAAGCGGTGCTTGGCGGACTTACTGTGCTCGCGGCCATCACGCTCAACCAGCCTGGCAAGTCTCGCTTGCTGACTCTCACGCTCATGCTGCTTTCGATCGCCGTGACCCTGCGGTACGGATGGTGGCGAGCGCGCCTCGTGATCGGCTACTTCTCAGACGAGTCGAATCACCGTTTTTCGGTTGATGCGGTTCTGATGCTGATCCTGCTTTCAGCCGAGATCTACACCGTCTGCATCATGGTGCTCGGTTACATGCAGACGTGCCAACGGCTTCAGCGGCGCCCGGTTCCCCTGCCCCACGATGAGAGTCTTTGGCCCCATGTTGATGTTCTGATCCCGACCTATAACGAGCCCCTCTCCCTTGTCCGATACACCGCTCTTGCCGCGATCAACATCGACTACCCAACCGACAAACTGCATGTCTACATCCTGGATGATGGGACGCGCGAGGAGTTTCGCGCCTTCGCCGAAGAGGCGGGAGTCGGCTACGTGGTCCGCGAGAACCATGATCACGCAAAGGCCGGAAACATCAACCATGCTCTGAAGGGTCTTACTTCACCGCTGGTCTCCATCTTCGATTGCGACCACGTGCCGACACGGTCTTTTCTGCAACTCACCGTGGGCTGGTTCCTCGTGGAAAACAAGCTCGCGATGCTACAGACACCGCACTTCTTCTACTCGCCTGACCCATTTGAACGAAATCTGCAGCAATACAAGTCAATCCCGAATGAAGGGGAGCTCTTCTACGGAATCATCCAGGACGGCAACGACCTGTGGAATGCCACCTTCTTCTGTGGATCGTGCGCAGTCATCCGCCGATCGGCGCTGGACGAGGTAGGCGGCATTGCAACGGAGACGGTGACGGAGGATGCGCACACCTCCCTCCGCATGCAGAAGCGAGGTTGGAGCACAGGCTATATAAACATCGCCCAGGCTGCAGGACTGGCAACAGAAACGCTGGCGGGACACATTGGGCAGCGTGTGCGTTGGGCTCGCGGCATGATCCAGATTCTTCGCACAGAGAACCCGCTGCTGGCTCGCGGCATGAACTGGGCACAGCGGCTCTGCTACTTCAACGCCATGATGCACTTCATGTATGCCGTGCCGCGACTCATCTTCCTGCTCGCACCACTTGCTTACATGCTGGCCGGCCGTACCATCATCCCGGGCTATTGGCTTGCCATCCTGGCGTATGCGTTGCCTCACCTCATCATCTCGAACATGACCAACTCGCGAGTGCAGGGGGAACATCGCCATTCGTTCTGGAATGAGATCTACGAGACAGTTCTGGCGCCCTACATTCTGCTGCCCACCGTTCTGGCGTTCATCAATCCCAAGCTGGGTAAGTTCAACGTCACGGACAAGGGCACGACGCTCCAGGAGACTCGATTTGATCGGAAGGTTGCGGCACCAACCACGTGGTTATTGCTGCTGAACTTCGCGGGAGTGCTTGCGGCGCCCTATCGTTATCTGGTGCTTGACCCGGAACACCCAGGCGTCGTTCTCAGCAATCTGTTCTGGATTCTGTTCAACATCGTCATCCTGGGCGTTGCCGCCGCCGTTGCGCATGAGCAGAAGCAGCGGCGCGCTTCGGTACGCATCCCGCTGAAGGTGCGGGTACTCGGTAAGACAGCCGGCGGTGTCGCGCTACAGGGCGAAACCGAGGACATGTCCGTTGGCGGAGCCTCCATCCTGCTGACACCCGGTGCCCCACAGATGCAAGTGGGCGAAACATTCCAATTATCGTTTCCCGCGCAGACAGGTGCCTCCACGGTCACTACGACAGTCACCGACGTGGAAGGATTGCGCGTACGCGCGCAGTTTTCCAGTCTGTCCCTGGAGGAAGAAGAGACGTTGACGTGCGCTCTGTACTCCCGCGCGGATTCTTGGCTGTCTGTCCGGGAACGCGCCGAAGTCGATCGGCCGCTGGTGAGCTTCTGCCGGATCATGCGGCTCTCAGTCACTGGCCTGCATCAGGTGCTGCTTGGATTGCTACCGAGACGCAAGCGCAGGATCCCTGTGCCTGCGGCTGTCGCACGGACAGCGTCCATCCTGCTTTTCTGCCTGCTTACTCTGCTTTCCGCCCGTGCCAGCGCGCAGCACAATCCGCTGACCACACCGGCAAACAGCTTGCCTGTAACGACAACCCAAACGCCCGCGGCGGCGGCCTTCCGGCTTCGCTTCAAGGACATGGGTGTGACCGACGAGGTGGAGTTCCGAGGATCACGCGCCTACTATTCCCTTCACTTTGTGCTTCCGCATACATCGCTCCCGAAATCCGCTCAGATGTTTGTTGGGTACCGATTCAGTCCGAAAGTCAGCGGCTCCGTAGCGTCGATCCAAATTGCGCTGAACGGCACTCCACTGCAGACCCTTACGCCAGAAACGCCGTACCAAAAGACCGGTGCGTACCGGGTCACTCCCATTACGATCCCCGCCGAACTGCTCATTCGGGATAACGAACTCACCTTCCAGTTCAACGGCGGCACGGATTTCGAAGCTCCTGTGCAGGGCCGCCAGGCTGTTTCGGCCAGCCTTGCCGGCGCTTCCGAACTGGTCATCAGCAATGAGCCGTTGCAGTTCAAGCCGGACTTCGCCTTACTGCCGCTTCCTTTCTTCGACAGCGGTCTGCAGAACACCACCAATGTTCAGTTTGTGTTCCCCACACCGCCCGATAAGAAGACGCTACAGGCCGCCGGAGTTGTAGCCTCGTGGTTCGGCATCCTCGCCAGTGCCAAGCCGATACGATTTCACGTCGTCATTGGGGATCCACAGCCAGGAAATGCTGTCGTCTTCGTCAACCGGTCCAGCAAACGGGATCTGCTGCAGAATGACGTTCCTGGACCCTCGTTGCAACTGAGACCAAACTCTTCCGATCCCAATGGAACCATGCTGGTGGTAGCGGGAGACGACGGTGACCAACTGTTGAGTGCGGCTTGCGCGCTCTCGCTACGCAGTCAGCACGGCGACGACCTGAACGTACAGAGGATCGGCGACACGATTCGTTTGCGAGATTTCGATTTGCCCGCGCCGCGGAAAGTAGACGATGCACCACGTTGGCTACCTACCGGCAAGCTAGTGGATCTAGCAACGTCCAGTTCTCAAGGCAGCTTGAAGTCGGACGGGTCCAAGCCGGTTCCCCTCTACTTCCGGCTCCCTCCTGACCTTTACTACGGCGAGACCGAAAACCTGAATCTACAGCTGCGTTACAGCTACAACTCAGGTGCTATTGCAAGCGACGCTGCACTGAGAACGTACATCAACGGAGCGTTGATCAACGAGGCTCCACTGCCGGATGGCAGTGGAACCGTGCACCGTCAGCGACAGGCTCTGCTGCCAACAGCCAATCTTCGCCCGTTCACGAACACGTTGAATCTGAATTTTGACTTTGGGCCTCTCGGCGTAGGTTCCTCTGGGCAAACCAGGGCAGGCCTGCTGCAGAGCGCCTCGTTGGACTTGCGCGGGCTTGCACACTGGATTCAGTTGCCCAATCTGGAGCTGTTTGCAAACGCCGGCTTCCCGTTCACCCAGTATGCCGATCTCTCACACACGGTGGTCATGGTGCCTCGGAGTCCGACCGATGCGGAGGTGACGCTGTTCTTGGATATGCTAAGTCACTTCGGCCGGCAGACCGGGTACCCTGCGCTGCGTGTCGAAGTCGCGACCCCAGGTGACACCTTTCGGGAAGACCGCGACTACCTGATCCTCGGCTCCTATGGCACGCAATCCGCGTGGGCCACGTTGAACGAAAGCCTGCCCATTACACTCGGCGCTTCCGGGAACACACTCCAAACGGCAGACACCAACGTTAGTCGTGCGCTCCGGTGGTTCTACGGTCTGACTGGTACTACGCCTGCGGACCAGACGATTCAGCCGCACATCGATGAGGCAGACGCAATTATGGAAGGAATCGGTTCACCCGGCGCCCAGGGTCGATCGCTGGTCGTGGTCGCTCTCCGGAACTCTTCTGTCGAAGAAGCCTTCATGGACCGGTTTCTCGACCGCTCGCAGTCCAGCGAAATCTCCGGAACGGTCAGCTTGTTTAAAGGAACAAGGTTCCTGTCCTACGACCTGGATGTACCCCGTTATAACGTGGGCTCAATTACGCGGTATGCCGCGATGCGCGTGTGGCTGACCGAGCACTTCTGGGTTCTGCTTGGCGTGGTCGTTGGGTGCTCGCTGATGCTCGCGGGCTGGACGCGCGAGCACCTGGATTCGATCGCGACAGATCGGTTGCAATCAGAACATTCCGAGCCCCACGCTTTGGCATAGGAGCCGCTTCAGGAGAGAGCCGCAACGCGCTCGGCTGATTCCGGGTAGAGCGCTCTCGCTCTTTGGATCAGAGCCTTAGTTCCATACAGAAGTTGAGAGAACGTGCCACCTAAACCTGGTTCGGCGCTCTCGTTTTTGAAGCGCCCCCGGCCGAGACACCCTGCCTCGAATGTCGCAATCTGACGTGCCACAAAGCTGGGATTACAAACCCCAACCGTTCTTCGGATGATGAGTCGAGCGAGAACCATCTGCTCGACGCGGCGCTCTCGCGTGTCCGATTTGCAGTTCTTTTTGAGGAGTGATCCCCCTGTCATGCCTTGGCCAACAAAGTTGCTACGCAAGCTGATCCGGGAGGGCCTTAGCAGCTCCCGGAGATCGTTCCATCGGCTCACCGCTGCCATGTTCATCGTGTCGGCTTGCGCTCACACACAGGCCCAAACCATTCCTGGGCAAACTGCCGTGGGCACGACGCGAGCACCCTTTCCCGTGCAGGTCATGCTTGCACAGGGTGGTACGGTGGCCACGACGGCCGTCGTAACGGGCGGAGCGACGGGCCTGGACTTCACGCTTTCCGCAAACAGCTCTGCAGGCTACTGCAGTGCAACCACATATTCGCCAGGGCAAACCTGCCTGGTCGATGTGGTCTTCGCGCCGCGCTATCCGGGCATTCGCATGGGTGCCGTTGTGTTGCGGGATGGAAACAATCAGGTCATTGGCACGGCGCAGGTCTCCGCAGTCGCCACGGGTGCTCTTCCGGTGCTCTTCCCCGGACTTACATCGACGGTCGCTGGAAACGAAAACTTCCTGTACCAAAGTCCGGGCGTTAGCGACGGCATCCCGGCGGTCACAGCCCCGATCCAGTTGCCGAAAGGCGTGGCGATCGACGCGCTGGGGAATCTGTACATCTCCGATTATCTGAACTACCGCATCCGGAAAGTCACAGCGAACGCGGCCGGAACGCTGGATGCGAGCTCCATCATCACCACGGTCGCTGGCAACGGCAATCCAGGCTTCACCGGCGATGGTGGACCGGCGACCTCCGCCAGCATCGCTTCGCCGACAGGCTTGGCAATCGACGGAGCTGGCAACCTCTACTTCGCGGACACCAATAACGACGTGATCCGCAAGATCGACACCGCGGGAACCATCACCACTGTCG contains:
- a CDS encoding MFS transporter — protein: MRTSAAGMIVAKADNARRPSVRALEWTNFFLADVQAGLGPFVAAYLASIGWQAGAVGKALTFGGIVTVLLQTPAGWIVDRAKWKRTILILGSLVLALGAILFALSGRASVVYTAQGLIGLAGPFLGPTVAAITMGLVGSELFDCQFGRNQGFNAGGNLFAAAVIAATSHFLGNRAIFFAVAILVLPTILSTLAIKKDDINFDLARGGSEGEKEGGSSKEVRLKLAKDHVLLAFLGCAFLFHFANAAMLPQLGELLAHGSAKAAAPFMGACIAITQVAMLCTAAYFGRFANQHGRKQLLLFGFGVLPIRAALYTVFHAVPALLAVQVLDGVANSIFGVVSILVIADRTRGTGRFNLAQGALATAVGLGAALSNTFGGMLMQHAGYRISFLALGGVACLAFLLLLTSVPETSDGRQQTARA
- a CDS encoding metallophosphoesterase family protein, whose protein sequence is MTQTTDSPFQPLPLNKTSTVSWIHIGDLHMVKEGEQNEIDLGRIVDTINRLFSDGSVNFVYLPGDIADDGSAPAYRAVRKHLDRLKIPWFGIVGDHDVHEKSFENFTSFISASLYGGFILGGYRFLRLNAFGEPRPDSFTLSEEQLAWMEAELAAAEQLKQRVVLFLHCYPSDLLQGGDALRKMLQKYPVLLIDMGHTHYNEISNDGTVLYSATRSTGQVEEGAVGFSLTTIDDDVISWHFVKPDDAGLVAITSPSDHRLLTARTAAAPKKSSIEVAAKIWAEGGPTAVSAVFSGEELPLRLSEDGLWRAVIDGHRLADGLHQLTVSAVMESGSALSSSIQLAIGDLPLREVKHIDHENSIGEWSERGLLDTQLGPNKNGRKW
- a CDS encoding arsenic transporter, with the translated sequence MITTVLILSISALSIALMLLRPKNLPEVYWVGAGAILLVALRLVPLKLAGKAVAEGSDVYFFLIGMMLLSALARENGVFDWVASTSISAAKGSCSRLFLLIYGVGTIVTICMSNDATAVVLTPAVLAAVKKSKAKPLPFLFACAMIANAASFVLPISNPANLVVFHAGLPSLGRWLASFLLPSVLSIAVTFLVLRWYFRKDIGGELEQPKEKASLRASGRLVLWGLGLVVVVLLVFSSLKKDLGLPTCIAALCVTAVVCIRNRCNPLPLAKEVSWSTLGLVAALFVLVDAVESVGALRVTESALRHAEALGTHLGSLVTALVVAVANNLLNNLPLGLIAGATITATHTKGLLSNAVLIGVDLGPNLSVTGSLATILWLMALRKEDIDVSAWDFLKVGAIAMPAALLASMAGAFLMHAVVPAQ
- a CDS encoding DMT family transporter — encoded protein: MNAGWIFPFIILGGALQTCGAAMNGQLNKSLANPYLASTVSFLVITFFFMALFFAVPHPLPTIANLREMPWWAVFGGLVGAVQVFAGLTLVNKVGTGNFMALTVSAALITSLVVDHFGWFRMDIHPITLTKLGGAVLLITGVVFITRR
- the bcsA gene encoding UDP-forming cellulose synthase catalytic subunit, which encodes MHPAKSGLRFLIVCICTFFLFEFVSLYLSWPKQAVLGGLTVLAAITLNQPGKSRLLTLTLMLLSIAVTLRYGWWRARLVIGYFSDESNHRFSVDAVLMLILLSAEIYTVCIMVLGYMQTCQRLQRRPVPLPHDESLWPHVDVLIPTYNEPLSLVRYTALAAINIDYPTDKLHVYILDDGTREEFRAFAEEAGVGYVVRENHDHAKAGNINHALKGLTSPLVSIFDCDHVPTRSFLQLTVGWFLVENKLAMLQTPHFFYSPDPFERNLQQYKSIPNEGELFYGIIQDGNDLWNATFFCGSCAVIRRSALDEVGGIATETVTEDAHTSLRMQKRGWSTGYINIAQAAGLATETLAGHIGQRVRWARGMIQILRTENPLLARGMNWAQRLCYFNAMMHFMYAVPRLIFLLAPLAYMLAGRTIIPGYWLAILAYALPHLIISNMTNSRVQGEHRHSFWNEIYETVLAPYILLPTVLAFINPKLGKFNVTDKGTTLQETRFDRKVAAPTTWLLLLNFAGVLAAPYRYLVLDPEHPGVVLSNLFWILFNIVILGVAAAVAHEQKQRRASVRIPLKVRVLGKTAGGVALQGETEDMSVGGASILLTPGAPQMQVGETFQLSFPAQTGASTVTTTVTDVEGLRVRAQFSSLSLEEEETLTCALYSRADSWLSVRERAEVDRPLVSFCRIMRLSVTGLHQVLLGLLPRRKRRIPVPAAVARTASILLFCLLTLLSARASAQHNPLTTPANSLPVTTTQTPAAAAFRLRFKDMGVTDEVEFRGSRAYYSLHFVLPHTSLPKSAQMFVGYRFSPKVSGSVASIQIALNGTPLQTLTPETPYQKTGAYRVTPITIPAELLIRDNELTFQFNGGTDFEAPVQGRQAVSASLAGASELVISNEPLQFKPDFALLPLPFFDSGLQNTTNVQFVFPTPPDKKTLQAAGVVASWFGILASAKPIRFHVVIGDPQPGNAVVFVNRSSKRDLLQNDVPGPSLQLRPNSSDPNGTMLVVAGDDGDQLLSAACALSLRSQHGDDLNVQRIGDTIRLRDFDLPAPRKVDDAPRWLPTGKLVDLATSSSQGSLKSDGSKPVPLYFRLPPDLYYGETENLNLQLRYSYNSGAIASDAALRTYINGALINEAPLPDGSGTVHRQRQALLPTANLRPFTNTLNLNFDFGPLGVGSSGQTRAGLLQSASLDLRGLAHWIQLPNLELFANAGFPFTQYADLSHTVVMVPRSPTDAEVTLFLDMLSHFGRQTGYPALRVEVATPGDTFREDRDYLILGSYGTQSAWATLNESLPITLGASGNTLQTADTNVSRALRWFYGLTGTTPADQTIQPHIDEADAIMEGIGSPGAQGRSLVVVALRNSSVEEAFMDRFLDRSQSSEISGTVSLFKGTRFLSYDLDVPRYNVGSITRYAAMRVWLTEHFWVLLGVVVGCSLMLAGWTREHLDSIATDRLQSEHSEPHALA